In the genome of Coregonus clupeaformis isolate EN_2021a chromosome 1, ASM2061545v1, whole genome shotgun sequence, one region contains:
- the pno1 gene encoding RNA-binding protein PNO1, whose amino-acid sequence MDTDNNPTTEVVATTMDSGDTTEAFVKVKSKKTSKRKREMDGVDMESEDSVASKRPQFPPISGDKLKGGSDEMRKVAVPAHRYTPLKENWLKIFTPIVENLQLQVRFNLKTRNVEIKTCKDTQDIGSLTRAADFVRAFVLGFQVEDALALIRLDELFLETFDVTDVKPLKGDHLSRAIGRIAGKGGKTKFTIENVTKTRIVLADSKVHILGSFQNIKMARTAICNLILGSPPSKVYGNIRVVASRTAERF is encoded by the exons ATGGACACTGATAATAATCCAACAACGGAGGTAGTTGCTACTACTATGGACAGTGGAGATACAACAGAAGCGTTCGTAAAGGTGAAATCAAAGAAGACATCGAAGCGAAAACGCGAGATGGATGGAGTCGATATGGAGTCTGAGGACTCCGTAGCAAGCAAGCGGCCGCAGTTTCCACCCATTTCAGGCGACAAACTTAAG GGTGGTTCTGATGAGATGCGTAAGGTGGCTGTCCCGGCCCACAGGTATACTCCTCTGAAGGAGAACTGGCTGAAGATATTCACACCCATCGTCGAGAACCTACAGCTCCAAGTCAGATTCAACCTCAAAACCAGAAATGTGGAAATTAAA ACGTGTAAAGACACACAGGACATTGGCTCTCTCACGAGAGCTGCAGACTTCGTCCGAGCCTTCGTTCTAGGATTCCAGGTTGAG GATGCCCTTGCTCTCATCAGATTGGACGAGCTTTTCCTAGAAACCTTTGATGTCACAGACG TGAAACCACTGAAAGGAGATCATTTGTCCAGAGCTATCGGGAGGATAGCAGGTaaaggaggcaaaacaaaattcACCATCGAAAATGTGACCAAGACCAGGATTGTTCTTGCAGACTC AAAAGTACACATATTAGGATCTTTCCAGAATATTAAGATGGCACGGACAGCGATCTGCAACCTCATCTTAG GAAGTCCCCCTTCTAAGGTGTACGGTAACATCAGGGTTGTGGCCAGCAGGACGGCAGAGAGGTTCTAG